The following are encoded together in the Phycisphaerae bacterium genome:
- a CDS encoding GNAT family N-acetyltransferase yields MLTFASPVGMARGTLSDLLSQAYDGYERIDPEQCAQWREAWGEFDEFAERDLSWSAGWLFLTRIGERTIGFASWDPSKRPRAVIGHNCIVPAHRHRGYGLAQMREVIGRLAAQGFAEATVRTGQDDFFLPARKMYERAGFRETGRQVVDGHAVVDYRLAIESAG; encoded by the coding sequence ATGCTGACCTTTGCATCGCCGGTGGGAATGGCCCGGGGCACGCTGTCGGACCTTCTGAGCCAGGCGTACGACGGCTACGAACGGATCGATCCGGAGCAATGCGCCCAGTGGCGGGAGGCGTGGGGGGAGTTTGACGAATTCGCCGAGCGCGACCTGTCGTGGTCGGCTGGGTGGCTCTTCCTGACCCGGATCGGCGAACGGACGATCGGGTTTGCCTCGTGGGACCCGTCGAAGCGGCCGCGGGCGGTTATCGGCCACAACTGCATCGTCCCGGCGCACCGGCATCGCGGCTACGGCCTGGCCCAGATGCGGGAGGTCATCGGCCGCCTGGCCGCACAGGGATTCGCCGAGGCGACGGTTCGGACGGGCCAGGACGATTTCTTCCTTCCCGCGCGAAAGATGTACGAACGGGCGGGTTTTCGCGAGACGGGCCGGCAGGTCGTTGACGGCCATGCGGTGGTCGATTACCGGCTGGCGATTGAATCCGCCGGGTAG
- a CDS encoding arsenate reductase ArsC, translating to MANSSNNSNSRGELVRIVFVCSGNSARSQMAEGFARAWSADNVWVESAGIRPIGLSEKAVQVMAEVGVDISRQHSKSVYDIDPDQDYVITLCDHAVDPCQTLAANRERAHWSAPDPVSLAPCMEDPLTAYRRSRDMIAEKVRSFLEERGLLKEAGGPKD from the coding sequence ATGGCGAACAGCAGCAACAACAGCAACAGCCGCGGCGAGTTGGTGCGGATCGTGTTCGTCTGCTCGGGCAACTCGGCCCGCAGCCAGATGGCTGAGGGATTCGCCCGGGCCTGGTCGGCTGACAACGTGTGGGTCGAAAGCGCGGGCATCCGACCGATCGGGCTCTCGGAAAAAGCCGTTCAGGTGATGGCCGAGGTCGGCGTCGACATCTCGCGGCAGCACAGCAAGAGCGTCTACGACATCGATCCCGATCAGGACTACGTGATTACGCTCTGCGATCACGCGGTCGATCCGTGCCAGACGCTTGCGGCCAATCGCGAGCGGGCGCACTGGTCGGCGCCCGATCCGGTCTCCCTCGCGCCGTGCATGGAAGACCCGCTGACCGCCTATCGCCGATCGCGCGACATGATCGCGGAGAAGGTTCGTTCGTTCCTCGAGGAACGCGGACTGCTGAAGGAGGCCGGAGGGCCGAAGGACTGA
- a CDS encoding prepilin-type N-terminal cleavage/methylation domain-containing protein, with translation MKRKRAAFTLIELLVVVAIIAVLVAMLLPALQQARRTARSAECLTHLRTLASALVGFYAQDHAGYLLRHDGGTYWLRLGFAGRAGAEAMTPPKVYPPLNPYVGLPARVGIDTEVGVAACPADAAGGEFDSYLWRDGTSYLYNSELRGSNPYTWELRGLWPLWFDENAKRIDEIESTSTTVAFADSMLFSRQVGAAYPGYALHDAAGYQVNMGMLDGHAQAIDVLPGQIRGNGWKLDYRD, from the coding sequence ATGAAAAGGAAACGAGCGGCCTTTACGCTGATCGAACTGCTGGTCGTGGTTGCGATCATCGCGGTGCTGGTGGCGATGCTGCTTCCGGCGCTGCAGCAGGCCCGGCGGACGGCCCGGTCGGCTGAGTGCCTCACCCACCTGCGGACGCTGGCCTCGGCGCTGGTGGGCTTCTACGCCCAGGATCACGCGGGATACCTGCTGCGGCATGACGGCGGCACCTACTGGCTTCGCCTGGGTTTTGCCGGAAGGGCGGGAGCGGAGGCGATGACGCCTCCGAAGGTGTATCCGCCGCTGAATCCCTACGTCGGCTTGCCCGCGAGGGTGGGGATCGACACCGAGGTCGGCGTGGCGGCGTGCCCGGCGGACGCAGCGGGCGGCGAGTTCGACTCGTATCTCTGGAGGGACGGAACGTCGTACCTCTACAATTCGGAACTTCGCGGGAGCAATCCGTACACGTGGGAGTTACGCGGGCTCTGGCCGCTGTGGTTCGACGAAAACGCCAAGCGGATCGACGAGATCGAATCGACTTCGACCACGGTGGCCTTCGCGGACAGCATGCTCTTTTCGCGACAGGTGGGCGCCGCCTATCCGGGTTACGCCCTGCACGACGCCGCGGGATATCAGGTCAACATGGGCATGCTGGACGGGCACGCGCAGGCTATTGACGTATTGCCCGGACAGATCCGCGGGAACGGATGGAAACTCGACTACCGGGATTGA
- a CDS encoding substrate-binding domain-containing protein, producing the protein MNTMLRETGSSQRVEAYLRRAAAQAGDGQRLPSVREVMAVCSATKTEVDRVLTRLANEGLIECRPRSGFYRLNGTAVQPRLLNVLYFDLAEGFKPGNFSNEFTGYLAGRLAQGAAALRVRVMELEANPEAVVEEILRQGSQPVLTYGITMHDLRIIEPLVRNGATCLHVFPNIVELIAPCLAVDEERVVRDQVEHLVGLGHRRIAYLHGIRNDSYHRGQYLRRDWFYRLCVEFNLDVRPEWVANVGWENDTIRAGVRRIIKAQVQPTALIVYDNHINPVYAELKACGLTPGRNISVVGTDDMPWAAHVDPPLSTVRIPRVRAAEAALDMLRRIETGQGRDEVRYLETHLVDRGSTSRCQER; encoded by the coding sequence ATGAACACAATGCTACGGGAAACAGGGTCTTCGCAGCGGGTGGAAGCGTACCTGCGACGGGCGGCGGCCCAGGCGGGTGACGGCCAGCGGCTGCCGTCGGTCCGCGAGGTGATGGCGGTCTGCTCGGCGACCAAGACGGAGGTGGACCGGGTCCTGACGCGACTGGCGAACGAGGGGCTGATCGAGTGCCGGCCGCGGTCGGGCTTCTATCGGCTCAATGGCACGGCGGTTCAGCCGCGTTTGCTGAACGTTTTATACTTTGACCTGGCCGAAGGTTTCAAGCCGGGCAACTTCAGCAACGAGTTCACCGGCTATCTGGCGGGCAGGCTCGCCCAGGGGGCCGCCGCCCTGAGGGTCCGGGTGATGGAACTCGAAGCGAATCCCGAGGCGGTGGTGGAGGAAATCCTTCGGCAGGGGTCGCAGCCGGTTCTGACCTACGGAATCACGATGCACGATCTGCGGATCATCGAGCCCCTGGTCCGAAACGGCGCGACGTGCCTGCACGTGTTTCCCAACATCGTGGAACTGATCGCGCCGTGCCTGGCCGTGGATGAGGAACGCGTGGTGCGGGATCAGGTGGAGCACCTGGTCGGCCTGGGGCATCGGCGGATTGCGTATCTGCACGGTATCAGAAACGACTCCTATCATCGCGGGCAGTACCTGCGGCGCGACTGGTTCTATCGCCTGTGCGTTGAGTTCAACCTCGACGTGAGGCCCGAGTGGGTGGCCAACGTCGGCTGGGAAAACGACACCATCCGGGCGGGAGTTCGCCGGATCATCAAGGCCCAGGTCCAGCCGACCGCCCTGATCGTCTACGACAACCATATCAATCCGGTGTACGCGGAACTGAAGGCCTGCGGCCTGACGCCCGGTCGGAACATCAGCGTGGTCGGCACCGACGACATGCCGTGGGCGGCCCACGTCGATCCGCCGCTGAGTACGGTGCGCATTCCCCGCGTTCGGGCGGCCGAGGCGGCCTTGGACATGCTGCGCCGGATCGAAACCGGACAAGGGCGGGACGAAGTGCGGTATCTCGAAACGCATCTGGTGGATCGCGGGTCCACCAGCCGGTGCCAGGAAAGATAG
- a CDS encoding DUF4445 domain-containing protein, whose protein sequence is MTIEGQFEHTAGKSKLSLAEASVITEAARQAGLVLNTSCAGRGNCGGCVVELLAGTYRQDGSTFAVTAGERRRVHGCRTTIVEGPFQIFVPRRSLVETGEKVVADFVLNGRHRHEPTVRTMKVQLPKPVLREPLGDYERLARLMRNDLGVQLAGASLTALRELPRLTRAEIYDLTVRIGWRHHQGWELVAISNGGQTPRSYGLAIDIGTTTVAAALVDIEAAKIVDTSTCYNQQIRQADDVAARIASAGADHGLEELNRLIVEETINPMIQLLCRKQGIGTQDVHRAVISGNTVMWHLFLGIDPTGLGRMPFPPGANDPGAFRARDVGLTIDPAALVDVVPSISAYVGGDIVSDIYVTQLHEAAAPQMVIDVGTNGEIALIADGRMFVTACAAGPAFEGLRISCGMRASTGAIETITIDRSSGECRCGVIGNSPPVGMCGSALIDFVAEGLRAGLITEAGRYNREMLGRCPRLREQPDSKVLEYLVAPQSETDGLDHDIAVSEKDLETLLQAKGAVYSAIRILCRRAGIEASQLAKVFLAGGFARYINVANAMTIGLLPELPAARYLVVGNGSLAGAFVALIDRTSWQAFRDVLRKPEVVELNLEPDFQDEYTFALFLPNFQKELFPQTSQSLGG, encoded by the coding sequence ATGACCATTGAGGGCCAGTTTGAACACACCGCCGGGAAGTCGAAGCTGAGCCTTGCCGAGGCCTCTGTGATTACCGAGGCGGCCCGTCAGGCGGGACTGGTGCTTAACACCAGTTGCGCCGGACGCGGCAATTGCGGCGGCTGCGTGGTCGAACTGCTGGCGGGAACCTACCGCCAGGACGGGAGCACCTTCGCGGTGACGGCCGGCGAGCGGCGGCGGGTGCATGGCTGCCGGACGACCATCGTGGAGGGCCCCTTCCAGATTTTCGTGCCGCGCCGATCGCTGGTCGAAACGGGCGAGAAGGTGGTGGCCGACTTCGTTCTCAACGGCCGCCACCGCCACGAGCCGACGGTGCGAACGATGAAGGTGCAACTGCCCAAGCCGGTTCTGCGGGAACCGCTGGGCGATTACGAACGGCTGGCCCGGTTGATGCGGAACGATTTGGGCGTCCAGCTTGCCGGGGCGAGCCTGACCGCGCTGCGGGAGCTTCCGAGGCTGACGCGGGCTGAGATCTATGACTTGACGGTTCGGATCGGCTGGCGGCACCATCAGGGGTGGGAACTGGTGGCGATCAGCAACGGCGGGCAGACGCCGCGATCGTACGGTTTGGCCATCGACATCGGGACCACCACGGTGGCCGCCGCCCTTGTCGATATCGAAGCCGCCAAGATCGTGGATACCTCGACCTGCTATAATCAGCAGATTCGCCAGGCGGACGACGTCGCGGCGCGGATCGCATCGGCCGGCGCCGATCACGGTCTTGAGGAACTGAACCGGCTGATCGTGGAGGAGACGATCAACCCGATGATTCAGCTTCTGTGCCGCAAGCAGGGCATTGGCACCCAGGACGTCCATCGGGCGGTGATATCGGGCAACACGGTGATGTGGCACCTGTTTCTGGGCATCGACCCGACCGGCCTGGGCCGGATGCCGTTTCCGCCCGGGGCCAACGATCCGGGAGCGTTCCGGGCCCGCGACGTGGGTCTGACCATCGATCCTGCCGCCCTGGTCGACGTCGTGCCGTCCATCAGCGCGTACGTCGGCGGGGATATCGTCAGCGACATCTACGTCACGCAACTCCACGAGGCCGCGGCGCCCCAGATGGTCATCGACGTGGGCACCAACGGCGAGATCGCCCTGATCGCCGACGGCAGGATGTTCGTCACGGCCTGCGCGGCCGGTCCGGCCTTCGAGGGCCTTCGGATTTCCTGCGGCATGCGGGCGAGCACGGGGGCGATCGAAACCATCACGATCGACCGGAGCAGCGGCGAGTGCCGGTGCGGCGTGATCGGCAACAGCCCGCCGGTCGGCATGTGCGGATCGGCTTTGATCGACTTCGTGGCGGAGGGTCTTCGGGCGGGACTGATCACCGAGGCCGGCCGATACAACCGCGAGATGCTCGGTCGCTGCCCGCGGCTGCGGGAACAGCCCGACAGCAAGGTTCTGGAGTACCTCGTGGCTCCGCAAAGCGAGACGGACGGCCTGGACCACGACATCGCCGTCAGCGAGAAGGACCTGGAAACCCTGCTCCAGGCCAAGGGCGCGGTGTACTCGGCCATCCGCATCCTCTGCCGCCGGGCGGGCATCGAGGCTTCGCAGCTCGCGAAGGTCTTCCTGGCCGGCGGGTTCGCCCGCTACATCAACGTCGCCAACGCGATGACCATCGGCCTGCTGCCGGAATTGCCGGCTGCCCGGTATCTGGTGGTCGGCAACGGCTCGCTGGCCGGGGCGTTCGTCGCCCTGATCGACCGCACCTCGTGGCAGGCGTTCCGCGACGTGCTGCGCAAGCCCGAGGTCGTGGAACTCAACCTCGAACCCGACTTCCAGGACGAGTACACCTTCGCCCTGTTCCTGCCGAATTTTCAGAAGGAGCTGTTTCCGCAGACGAGCCAGTCATTGGGGGGATAG